One window of Candidatus Tokpelaia hoelldoblerii genomic DNA carries:
- a CDS encoding Hypothetical protein (bhsal11980), with protein MLKRINPGTAIPEPCQAVSTMEKLASQAAAPAGLATGFAHLPRRRASQINQCAFCICMPANGALKAGETADHTNSWNRIALSSRYAVKP; from the coding sequence ATGCTGAAACGAATCAATCCGGGCACGGCCATACCGGAACCCTGTCAGGCAGTCAGCACGATGGAAAAGCTTGCGTCTCAGGCCGCAGCGCCTGCCGGGCTGGCGACCGGCTTTGCCCACCTACCGCGCCGGCGCGCTTCGCAAATCAACCAATGCGCCTTTTGTATCTGTATGCCTGCAAACGGCGCCTTGAAAGCCGGTGAAACCGCTGACCATACCAACAGCTGGAACCGCATTGCGCTTTCCAGCCGTTATGCTGTCAAACCCTGA